The DNA sequence attgatattGTTTTTCGTATTTCAGGTTGGCTGATCTTTGTGCAGGCTGTAATGTCACTCTCTGTCATTTTCTCTCTGCTAGCATTATCATTCACAAGTATTATTTTGATGAGATTCATGCTCAAATTTGAAGTTTATATTATTGGTGCAGCTTGCTGTTTGGAATCGGTTATAGGTAAGATGACACATTGTTCTATTAaaaattaatcccccccccctctttgttgAATTGTTCATTTTGATCAATGAAATCTGCTATAGTAGTCactgcttaatgtgatcactttgggacataATTTTTGATAACAAACAAAAGCCCTGTTCACATAGACCTTTTTTATCTCAGGAAAAAACTTACTTTCAACTGCATTCTAGTTATTTCTTGGGTAAATGTGGATCTTTCTTCCTCCTGCTTTCATCAGGAGTAAATGTGGGGTTTTGCCTAGAATGCACTTTGCGAAACAAGTTTGTTGACTTGCTGGGTATAGCTGCTGAGGAGACTGGTTAAAACCGCTTTCTCGGGTACAACCCTACAACTTTGAAgtgaattttccattttttttttttttttaaagctggagtGAGGAATTGCAAGGTACAAAAGTCTCATGTGAACACGGCTAAAGAATAAGCTGGTGTGTAAGCACATTCTTACATACCATTTTTGCACAttagttattattataatttttaactgtCTATAACAGTACATTAGAACGTCCAAAACCTGTAATTGAACTATACTCTCAAAAATAGCCAAGGAAATTCCGTATAGGAAAACAGTGTgtcatttaatcaaataaagtgCTTATGCAATATGTATATGCATACAAGAGTGCCCAAATGCaacattttaaggggggggggctcagaataTTTTACCAATGGTTTACAGTAAGCGCGCTTAATGtcatcagaatcacgaagtcccacaacacttgtatgttaacacacgttaaaaaagttagatattgtaatcagcgtcttcgtttattgttatcactttttcataaactttcaatttttctccCATTTTTGTTCCTTAATTAatagaaatacataggcaaatcCTGATGAGACTagctttctgtgtagcatttcgTGGTTTTcaataacagttcaaaatttttctaggaatgaaggtGCAGAAAGTTcacccccagtgaccacagattccccctaagaaaactttcttttgcacctaaaaaaatttagTCTCTGGACATGTTCCAgacattgatgtaggacctccattgttaccattactttgtaagctgttaaagaatcgtgtcgagattgaaaacaaaacgaaattaaattaaaatttttacaacaagcaaaaccatgctggaaaagatagaaacgctgaatgtgctttgaaactggtttacgaatgtcagtgaaaacggtcatatttcacttcacctattactatgtgatgaaaaattgcataatttagctttaactttttataattcagatattttcattctgttaatttaataatttataatttaaaattgcattcagttgagtcattgtgattttaatttgagattgaCAAAATAAATGGaccttaattgtaaaaaaaacattattttgtgtctcctggattcttttcggttattgttatcagtaggttattgttatcaaattatatttgtcccaaagtgatcacattaagcggcacctactgtagcaggatattttccccatagaaaccgatttcagtacagattagagttataaaatttgacatttttaataacttattcattaattgctggagaagaaatgtttttacatttttgccaagaaaaagtactaaaagcaagaaagttctaattccaaaagggtgggggggggggcttgctccACCCCCTTCATATGGGCGCCTTTGTATGCATATCATACAATACAGTGCATAATGCTAGaatatgtaattaaacaaaaattaactctCATTGTTTTCtgaacataaaagaaaatttattgcaACTTCATAGGAGCATGTTTGTATTTTTGATGGTCTACTGTATGAATATTGAATAACAAAATTGTGGCTTGTTACGAAAATTCAatcaataactttttattttctttcacagCTGTTATTAtgtttcttggagtaagtgtttTTGGAGGAATGTGCTATGACAGGTCTTGGCTGCAATACCCATCATTCAATCATCTTTCATGGGCATATGGCTTGGCTGTGGTTTCcatgttttttcatattttctctgCTCTTTATCTTTTTGCTGACACCAAACGAGCACGTGAACATAAGCGACGTGTGAGCAACTTAGTGTATAATATGCAGCCAAGGTTCTAATTGGATGCTTATTATGCACTTGTGCAGTAGTGATATAGTGGGTATTTTATggttttattcattgttttttggATGTTCAATCAAacaattgaatcgattatttcagaaagggcataagttctGCGGAAATCCCTTTCTGAAGTAATCGATTTGATTATACATTTCATTATAATGCTATAAATAATGGactttttaagtgtttttaataTGTTATGTGCTCTGAATGTATTTGAAAGGTAGTTCAGCTGTGTACTGCCATGCTAAGTGCAAAAGTGGTAACTGCAGTcaagttcaaaatgaaaaattgccgtTTTAAGTTTTGTACCTCTATGTATTTGAtgcagatgcaactttttcagattttttaaaaaaatatttgacattgaCAAGTTAcctaaaacattgtatttaggtaaaaaatgtgacaaagaaccacctggtgactgtaactcaattttgataaaaagagcAGACAACTTTTGTGCATAACACGGCAGTATcgtgagaaattattttttgtcagcaATGTTTAATCtccaaatatttataaattattgcttgTAATTCAGAATGAACTACTGAAATTTGAAATGGATTTTTTATTTTGGTGGGAAACTTTTCAAgtcaaatcattgtttttatatgaaatattaatattgttttttgatttttatgcaaGAACAGATACTCagttttgcatttaaaagtttaCGTAACAGCCATGGGATTGCAGAAAAGTGAGAAGAGAGGGATGCAGTGtataaaattagaaattgaaTCTCgtgtacatgcaatatactgacagcaCAGTTATGActtctagagactgcagtttcgtgcttgttatGGACGCATTAGTCTGAAATAGTCAATAATCGAGCTGGACGCAGATGTCGTCTTATTGGAGCTAAGATTATCTTCAAACTAGTGACATAACACTGCAAGCAACATAACAAAGAGTCTGCAAGCAATGATGCGCCGGTTCAACtcgtaaaataaagataaaagctTTGGTAATAAACAGTAAGTTATTGCCATTGCCCTTAACACTTTAACTTGCCATGGCTATCATATGCGATAGCTAGTGATGTTTCCGTTGGGACACAGTTCATCAGAGATGATAACTAGTCATATCTGATAGCCAGACCACCACAAATTGGTGGCAAATTGGTAACATTTGCAATTTTGACTTGGCATTCAAAGTGTTAaggcatgcaatataccaacagcctggttatgacatcACCAGACTGCTACAGAGCAGACCAGAGTAATCCCTGGATTCCATAACCGATATATTGATTCAGGATTGTAAACAACTGCTTAGAACCACTCATGTAATTATCAGTTGTgccttaaaaaataaagaataagttAGATCTATAAACAACATCAATGCTATTTTTAAGCACAATTTCTGAAGTTTATGCAAAATTATGAACAAAACATATTTACCATTTGACTAATATGTTTTCATCAATGCAAATAATACTTAATTAAAGAAGGAATTGTCGCAAACTAGgtaaggttcaaaaaaaaaaaaatttacaggttgcattaaatgttcagaaaatcaattttataTGTTTTAGTACATTTTGTAATTATGTGAATGAAAAAGGTTCCATCAGATTAGATTGCATTTAGATAGACAAACACAAGCACAGTAGAAATCAGCAACTCTCATTTTGAAGTCATTAAAAATGTCATTAGCTCAAACTAAAGCCCCTATATAAGataggccggcgcatcagcttaagtttagccattttggattggatttttcattgttgtggagaactaccacagcaaagtttctgggttttgccaaattggctaaaaataatattttatttaataaacaattcacgtgtggcTAATAATTGATTGCAGGGAAAAATCTCCAAATGATATAACtcaccagaaaagacaaccactcaaacaaaCGCTCTGacccaaaatggctaatcttaagctgatgcgtcgactcaTCTATATAGTGGCCTTAGCTCAAACAGACCAAGTGAattatgtatttcttttaaagaaaccTTTATCTAAAACTCACTATAATAACTATTAATGTTACTATTTTATGGCAACAGTgacttttatatttaatcattcatttagtCCAAGAAGATCAAGGTAAGCCTTGCCAATATACatgaaaaatactaatttttcacccttaactttcttttaaaagaaaaaatattttcaaatcatatGGTGTGGAAGCTAAGTTAGGtcattttaattgattaaaagaaaaaccgaaTTGGTTCATCAAGTAAGAAATTGTAAACTGGTACTCAGTTGAAATAATGCTAGATTATAATATcagtaagaaaaagaaagaatgctTCATGTCTTTTTCAATTAGAAAATCAAAATGCcataaaattcttttcttttctttttttttttttttttcaagtttttactgcTGTACCTAGtaagcatttcttttattttcaaagtacattttccttttttttttcctgaattttttttttcaattgggtttttttctgaaaattgtctATCATTAATAACTATTTTAGTACAACTGTACAAACCTGTATATGAGGGGCTAGAATTCAAAACAAGGAGCAAGAATCCCCCCTCCTCTCAAATTTATCAGTTCCTTGAAAAATGATTTAAGTTAGATATTCCTACCCTCAGAAGGTTTACGAACAAAACTTATACTGACTTATAATTCTAATGCTGCTCTGTTTGCGTTGCggaatttattaaattttggaatatttgctggcataaaaattttaattgcaggAATGCACAAGAGGTTGAAATAGTGACCTAATATTGTGGATTTTTCTCCCTCAAAATAGCTTCTAAATTTCTCCTTGCATAAAACTTAGAAGAAAGTCTCCCCTCCTCTGAAAAATTTGGATTTTAGCCTCTGATAAACAAATATGAGGAAAATCGCGCGTTTGATGGAGAATCTCatgttttgtgtaaaaattttactATCATTTTGTATGAAATGTACTCAtgtattttagaaattaatataTATACGTGTAGTTTCTTAGATTATTATTGcttcattttgcaatattttgaacCATTCCGTCCAAAAATGGAAAaagtaataaatcaaaaattttgtaactagTGTTTGTTAAATGCATAGCATGAAAaggatttatgtaaaaaattttactcatcaAATTATATATTGTTGGTATATAgttataaattacttttatatattccataaattttattaaatcatttcaTTCCGTCCAAATGTTTTTATACACTTATTACACAAAACTTCTATTTTGAACTGTTTtggaaaataaagttattgaatCTCTTCTTCTGGTAGCATATTTTATACATACATTACATATAGCTCTTTAAATgtcaactagtcgacccgtgcggaactccgcactgtgcttcgaatcgtttcataaggtatttcgctctttaagagtttcaaaggaagaacattatgaagaagaaccgaaaaaaaaagtaagcgcagaagagaaggcatgtaatttaaagacatcagtaacaaaacctcgttaatacaacgttgtgataatttgatcatcgctcaccttttggtcgtacatattttcaattcaaacataaatatcattaaaagtggttgagtagtgactcgtgaaaaagcaaaaattgggcatgtgaaaaaacaggttgtgccaaatacagtcctgcccatttGAGCATctaacagcaaaaaaagaaacagtaaagagatatttattggcacggattcgaattggcgccattctaattaacagcccgacaccccaacaaacctagcaattgcgcattccttttcgaaagctattcattgaaggaatgcgtagaaAAGAACAGcgaaaaagctttttgccaaaaaaaaaataataataataacaagatcacgcttctatgttttgtcattaaccagcatgatacgatttaaaattattcgcaaagcataaGATCTCACGTAACGATTGAAACGAATAttatagagaagtaataaattagattgaaaataagtatttttatgtttgaatattgaactatttcacatagaaggttgctttaaccgttatggcttaaatgcttgcacatgtttctcttttaatcgaacacttaaaatttaaaaccaaaaccagttgaactgagtccgttttttaagtgtaatttttcgaacgtagaattttttttttttttttcagcagaaagcagaggagtagaaaatgatttcttgctaatgaagttgataataattttaatgctttatatcgtattcgcgcgaataaaaaattaaaggtttactgggtgaaactcgtagttttaatttggtgtagtattttttcatttgtacaaaaggtcgaacactgctattagaaacatctacatttcagcatataatgaaaatgtttttctgcacaaaaattatttcctttaggtaaatgctagtcgacccgtgcggaactctgcactgtgcttcgaatcgtttcataaggtatttcgctctttaagagtttcaaaggaagaacattatgaagaagaaccgaaaaaaaaagtaaacgcagaagagaaggcatgtaatttaaagacatcagtaacaaaacctcgttaatacaacgttgtgataatttgatcatcgctcaccttttggtcgtacatattttcaattcaaacataaatatcatcaaaagtggttgagtagtgactcgtgaaaaagcaaaaattgtgcatgtgaaaaaacaggttgtggcaaatacagtcctgcccatttGAGCATCTAACAGCAAAAAGGAAAcagtaaagagatatttattggcacgaattcgaattggcgccattctaattaacagcccgacaccccaacaaacctagcaattgcgcattccttttcgaaagctattcattgaaggaatgcgtagaaaagaacagcaaaaaagctttttgccaaaaaaaaaataataataagatcacgcttctatgttttgtcattaaccagcatgatacgatttaaaattattcgcaaagcatggaatttgattaaagaatgacgaagatctcacgtaacGATTGAAACGAATATTATaggaagtaataaattagattgaaaataagtatttttatgtttgaatattgacctatttcacatagaaggttgcttaaaccgttatggcttaaatgcttgcacatgtttctcttttaatcgaacacttaaaatttaaaaccaaaaccagttgaactgagtccgttttttaagtgtaatttttcgaacgtagaatttttttttttttcagcagaaagcagaggagtagaaaatgatttcttgctaatgaagttgataataattttaatgctttatatcgtattcgcgcgaataaaaaattaaaggtttactgggtgaaactcgtagttttaatttgatgtagtattttttcatttgtacaaaaggtcgaacactgctattagaaacatctacatttcagcatataatgaaaatgtttttctgcacaaaaaggatttcctttaggtaaatataatacttttttatgcttacattatgctgagtggtctggatgtagtcaaagcttaaaaaaaaggaagaacaccctttgattaacagtcaacttatccaaaTGATAAccgtagcctgcataaaggagtcaaaacaccaagtagcattcccactgcatttattttattacgtttgtatgttatgagtacatgtaatgcgtaatactaatacaaatttgatattatatcagACAGTCCAAACTTgctcgaagttcagatagtttatagccgagtttatagccgaacgctctaccgaaaaaaacttatcaatttaaccaaacaactaagtccagtgcttttaagctttattaaaatatgaacacacacacaggctattttttttgccgaaagcgacgtaaaaaatggaaaactgcattagaactttgcttttaaaaaatgcataagaactacaggcagcatcaaggttttgaaacagcaaggggcgttttcgaaaacttgatttttcgaccgtaagtctatttttattcattagccagcctgataagttctaaaatgagaagggaataatatataagataagatattgaagaaacatttttttattcttgaaaatttttacaatttgttaccgcaggctccttgaaccgttataacttagatggcagcacgtgttcatcatttaacagctccgttaaaatacaaaataaattgaactatgctattttttaagcgtagcttttcgaatgtagtaaaaatgtgataggctatttgtttttttgcaaaaagaagaaaaaatatgtgttttacccttcaaattgaggtagtaatttttttatttgtacaaagagtcaaaaactcatttgaagaatatatatttaaatatacgatttattatttttttctgaacaaagaacaattctattgtagtctgaaatcttaaacctgttacctgtatattttcgcttacattatgctttaattttcttaccagagccaaagcttaaaaagaaaaaaaaacgtttaactcagaagtaatttagcataaattcatttcaagttttcatatcaacaaggagcgtttccttcttatttattctatttcttcatagttgttattcacttaattaagtgttcatgtaatgcgcgatatttctctaattttttgctgcagattgtccggacgtgggcccgaacacgcaatgtcctggttacgaagagaacgctctgccgatcaagctattcagctctgtcggtctcagcgcaaattaaagttataagtttaaccgaaaacctcattctggttctttaaaacaggtttttcgactgaaaaaaaaatttttaggccgtgggtctatttttcgtcagtagccagcaccataagctttaaaataaggcgtaaatcaaagaaatgggtcaagaattgaggaaaatctggcgtagaaaccaaaaacaggctacagaaataatatataaggattaagtGCAGTTCAATTTTTTCAGATCATGGTCactagtgaaatttttttttaagtaaatacaaaattttttcttgGACATTTCATAGCAAAATCTATGTTCAAAtaaagataccccccccccctcccaccttcTAATACTAATTGAAAGTACCAGGGACTTGAATGTGCTCCCTAACTTTAATGTGGTAATGTTACACCACTGgggaaacctgaaaaaaaaaaatacaattcaataaacaaaaaaaagggggggggaggggatacagataatttttaaaatgtcctccCTGAAAAGTGCGgggaatttccttttttttcaattagaattGCAAAAATCAATACCAAATATATgaactacaaaaataattaaatattattttttcaaatggataaataaaataaaacaataaagaaaaatgaaaatttcactttaaagttTTCTGTCTTTGttcaagtaaatattaaaatgtttatcataattattttatgttttatttgacatgtttaattttagataaatttgattttgaaagctTGAGATTATTGTTCTGTTTCACTTTTGCATCTTTTAAGGTTCAAGTAATAAAtggttgaaagatttttttttttttaaataaaagttttaatgtgAATCTTCAGTTACAATTCTATCATTTcagtttgaattcttttttttacttccctttatttttattttttgtctttaatcGGTCGGAAATGTTTACTTGAAATCTATATGCAAGCATAAAACCAGATAAAGTGTTTTACATCCCTCATTCCCTCATATctgtttttatagaaaaataaaataatgcgtgAAAACTAAATTATCATAAGTTACTTCCTCGTTTGAGAATATTTGTATGCGAATAAACTCAAATATCAGTTAGGCATAACAACTAGAATCCAATTGTAATAAATTCGTCATTCCCTCACTAGTGAGGGAATGATGCTTAAGCGAGgatatacagggttcatactatatttagatgaaaaaattccaagactttttcatgacttcataaaaaaatttcatgaccttgttatatgaggcagtgagaagcaaagggatgtaagtggacattttcaagtttcgagtaaaacgcgtataaagaaaactagagacgtaccaagtacttGGTAACTACTCGgcactcggccaaattctgatcagatactcggccaataccgagtagttgcaaaaaattgaatattgtccaagacagatactaaaatttattaaaaaagagcaagcattatattctgcaatcatttacaattaaaatttataagtcaaatttaaattttgagaataatgaagtttgtaatgcttcaatggaataaatctttattttaatgtccccaaagtaaacaaaacttatttattaaaaataatgcaaaaaaaggtaagtgtagaaaatatggaatttttatattaaaaatggatttttgctacaaacaaaaattagtcataaaaaatataaaaatacctttgcttaaaaaataaatggaaatgaaacaacgttaaaagcacagtgcaggaacactggcGTTACAaggcacgtgttttggcattacaaggaattcctttttcaatgcacaaaatgggagctcgtggatttaaaggcatccgacaagaGTCggattttttgtcgaat is a window from the Uloborus diversus isolate 005 chromosome 6, Udiv.v.3.1, whole genome shotgun sequence genome containing:
- the LOC129223802 gene encoding uncharacterized protein LOC129223802, with the protein product MAEAQPKARSTWFLLIGSIFAFLAALILFIAFCSPYWMESYPETYSEFVRMGLWNFCFKNYRHPSYQYDDLFDGCHWVFSYKYQNIRDWMQPGWLIFVQAVMSLSVIFSLLALSFTSIILMRFMLKFEVYIIGAACCLESVIAVIMFLGVSVFGGMCYDRSWLQYPSFNHLSWAYGLAVVSMFFHIFSALYLFADTKRAREHKRRVSNLVYNMQPRF